The sequence below is a genomic window from Humulus lupulus chromosome 3, drHumLupu1.1, whole genome shotgun sequence.
ATCCTTATAAAATCTAACTGCCAGGGAAAAATGAcaagatggcaccgaaaaggtggtaggcgaacgatcgtgggcggatttccaaggtactcgagtaccttggatgagcaatacccaactgacacgcgtccaccctcaagtatgtgtgacggtgcggttcccgaagaaagtagttcaaaagtttccttctaatgggattcgaacaaatacttttgagggggcaaaatgttacacccagattttgagcattaagaattgtgatctcgaaagctggattcgtcaagAATGGGCTCataatgtctggaacacgtgtccgcaacctTAGCACCGATCCTACAAAGCAAGGGCAACCttgaagatggtagcctcgaaaccctcacaagctcgaaagacagacatcgaagtacgtctattctcggatgacctcggatcaggggttccgagcctgacataagtgtgagctcgaagccacatgatctcggggaaaatgctacaactcgaaagtcattaagagacctgggtgaacacggcactgacgatgtagatagataactttgaatatcttagtgagtcattttggagagacgcaatctacattcattgttgtaaatcccctataataaagggctatttattattcagttatacatCCCCTGgttttcaggggacgtttccttgtatatatgATTTATAGGCTTTTAAtaccattaaatttatttatatatacaaaataacttcccgaaatgtgtgggagagtattctgagatcttctctataaatagagaagtcatgtaccattGAAATGACCgattttttgtgatcttgagagaaactctggagaattcattcttgaagaatttccagaaatcatcttaagttctaataataaagactcgtggactaggcagagttaactgctgaaccacgtaaaaaatcctgtttgtcttattgtatttttctggccataactatttattgttttcgtgctcttatttcactgttgacgaaaaacggcgtcaagaGAGCTGATTGaatatgtttttgtgagttttagctaaatattatagagaaaatgtattacaaaatacatcaccaaaacatatatttttataatttaactcaaacttttacattataccatacatcagcttctttatttttctctacatcatttaaatattatatttaaaaaaaaatattttatccattttaagaaataaaataattaaatataatagtatcacattcataaatatacaaaagtttataaaaaaataataaatatttatagcttgatgaatagtatttcactacatatagaaaAACACTATTCctttatgtaaaaaaatataagtttacatcactcattagaaaattatttaactattttttctctatattataaagaataagaCACTTTAGCTACTCCATTGGGTGTGCTCTAGATGCAATACAAACTATATGTACCTAATTGTACATTCATAATTTACATATAGTGatgtaaatatttaaattatgttataaccatttaatattttattattattaattaataatttttctttcatttaaaaaataataatatgacatATTAAAAATTGATCAGTGAATCGATGCAATGAAGTAAACTGAATTGAATTTTAGGATTTACTTTTTAAAaactaatataaaattaatttgaaaaagtGCTAATATTATTaactaatttaaatattttttatttgtaaaatattaacaaaaaagTGTAAGAACTAATTtcttcaataattaaaaaaaaataataattggtaGTCTTCCCAAAAAGTCTACCCTCCTGTATTACTATTATCATAACGTTTTAGAAAATCTTGCCGCGACTCAAGGGCAAAACTGTAAACATTTCATAATTACAAGTTTTAATTTAAAAGCACGCGAAGAACCGTTTGGACGTACAGGACCAGGTTGACTAACACTCACACATTCAACAAAATGAAATTCTCTCAATGGACTCCTAAAGCTTCCACTTCCCGATTCTTTCTCATCCTCGGCGCCACCATCTCCGTCGCCGTCGCTGCCGTAGACAACGACAACGCCGTGATGTCGAGCCTCCTCGAGGCCATATCTCCTTCCCCAACCGGCTGGTCTCACTCTGCTCACCATTGCTCCAAATGGACAGGCGTAAACTGTAGCTCCTCCGGCCGAGTCACCACCATCAGCTTAGCCAATCTCTCTCTAATGGGAACTCTCCCTTCCAATCTCGCTTCTCTCTCTGAACTAACTCACTTCAATCTCAAAGGCAACCGCTTCTCTGGGCCATTGCCTTCCTTCGCCAACCTTTCTTTTCTCCAAGAAATCTTCCTTGACTACAACAATTTCACGTCCGTACCCTCTCATTGTTTCCAAGGACTCACCAGTTTGATGGTCTTGACTATGGATCAAAATCGCAATCTCGCCCAGTGGGATTTTCCCATTGAGCTTACTGGATCTCCAAGCTTGGTTAATCTAAGCATGGTCAGTTGTAATGTAAGGGGTACCTTACCAGACATCTTCGGTTCTTTCCCGAACTTGCATGGTTTGACTCTTTCTCACAATTATCTCACTGGGGTTTTGCCTCCGAGCTTCGCTGAATCTGGGATGCAGAAACTCATGCTCGACAATCAGAAAACTAAACTAGTAGGTACAATCAACGTAGTATCGAACATGACCAAGTTGTCCCAAGTCTGGCTTTCTGGCAACTATTTCTCTGGTCAAATCCCGGACCTGTCAAAGCTAGACACCCTTTTCGATCTACAACTCCAGGATAACCAATTCACTGGCGTTGTTCCAAGCTCATTGATATCGATCAGGAGCTTACGAAGTGTGTCTTTGAAGAACAATCTGTTGCAGGGTCCTCAACCTTTGTTCCCTCCCTACGTAACCATTGTTGATGTTGTGGGGATCGATAGCTATTGTAGGGACACTCCTGGTCGTTGCGATAGGCAGGTAGAGGTGTTGCTTGAGGTTGCCAGAGATTTGGGGTACCCTTCAGTGCTCGCTAAAAATTGGCGAGGGAATGATGTTTGCAAAGACTGGACTTACGTTGGTTGCGATTCGCAAGGAAACATTACGAAGGTGAATTTTCACAAGCGGCATTTGGATGGGAGGATCTCCCCTGCTTTTGCCAATCTTACAGAGTTGCATAAGTTGTGGTTGAATAACAATAACTTGACCGGTCCCATTCCAGAGAGCTTAACACTCTTGCCTCATCTCCAGATTCTTAATGTTTCTTATAACAATCTTAGTGGAACAGTTCCAAAGTTTCAATCCACGGTGGATTTAATTACTGCTGGTAATCCACTAATGGGGAATTATACTTCTAGCTTGAAGCATAATAATGAGACTTTATCGAATGGTACTCCTCCGGTTATGCCTGGTATAAATCTTTGCATAGCTGCTGATGtcactggttttttttttttttttttttttgtgttctttTCATATTGTTATCATTCAAATCAAAAAATGGTTTTAGAGTGTAGAGTAGACTGTAGATGATGGCAATCAAAGACATCTTTTTTGATGGTGGGAAAGTTATCATATCAAAGGGATAAATTTTCTAGCAGAGATTAAAGTGCTTACACATGATACTATGCtgttttaaaagtttttcttGTAAATACTTTGTGCTTTGTCCCAACCCAAGTGGAGTCCTTGAAAGTAAAATTATGGTGATTAGTATACAGACTATACTAAGTTTTAGTTATTTTGTCTAATGAATATCTGCTTATACTTCCATGATTTATTTTTAGGAGGAGAACTGAACATCGTTCCAGTTAAAGCAGTAAAAGGTAAAATTAACATTACCACAGTTTATACTGATTTAGATCTATCTTGCTTTCTCTTTTTGTATATTTCTATGGATAATTTCTATGTGCGTACTTGCATATAATGACAATAAGATTCATACAAGTTTAATGGAAACGTGAAAATGTCTGAAGTTGTGAGATTCTTTAATATATGTGGCTCTATGATTTTACACAAATGTCATTTATGTTGcagcattttttttttctacttaTTTGAATGAATATTGCTTTTACCGTACTTTGGCTATTTTGCAGGAAACAGAAGAGAATTCAAGGTTATTGTTGCAATAGGTAAAATTATTGTCAATTCCCACTTTAAGTAATTATGGTGAAAGATAACCTTTCTTCTATACAGTTTTTTGGGTAATTTACTTTAAACAAAATAAACATTTCACCAGATATACTTAACACAACATAGGAGCCATACATCAATTTAAAAAAAGAGTGTAGTAAGTTTCAGTTTGTGTAATTTTCTTTAATAAGATTTGAAGTTTaagtttgtcattttttttcactAATGCAGCTGCAACAGCTGTTGCAATTGGGCTAATCATGATAATGCTGCTCTTCTGCCTAAAGAAGTttccaataaaaaaattaatcttcTTCTGGAAGAAGCAGAATCCTGCTCATCGAAACATTGAGACTTTTCTAAGGAACTGTGGGCCACTCCAAGTTAGAAGATATAGCTTTTCTGAGGTTAAGAAAATGACCAACTCCTTCAAAGAAAAATTAGGCCAAGGAGGTTTTGGTAGTGTCTACAAAGGAAAGTTACATGACGGCTCTCTTATTGCTGTGAAGGTGTTAAATGAATCAAAGACCACTAATGGAGAAGATTTCATCAATGAGGTGGCAACCATTAGCAGAACTTCTCATGTCAACATTGTCTCTTTATTGGGTTTTTGTTTTGATGGTGCAAAAAAAGCTCTCATTTATGAGTTCCTGGTTAATGGATCTCTTGAGAAATTCGTTTTCGATGAAAACTCAATCGAAAATGACTACAACTTGGATTGGGAAACATACTACCAGATTTCACTTGGCATTGCTAGGGGATTAGAGTACTTGCATCGCGGTTGCAACACAAGGATCTTGCATTTCGATATCAAGCCTCACAATATTCTTCTTGATGCAGAATTTGTGCCCAAAATCTCAGATTTTGGCCTGGCTAAGATTTGTAGCAGACAGGAAAGTCTAAGCTCTATGTTGGGTCCAAGAGGGACTATTGGATACATTGCTCCTGAAATCTTTAGTAGAAACTTTGGAGTGATTTCGTACAAGTCTGATGTCTATAGTTATGGAATgatggtcttagaaatagttggtgGAAGACAAAATGTCAATGTCCAAGATAATAATACtagtgaaatatattttccaCATTGGGTTTATAGACGACTCGAATTGGACGAAGAAGTTAGCCTGAAGAGAATTAGTGATGAAGAAGATAAAAGAAAAGTGAAGAAGATGATAATTGTGAGCTTGTGGTGTGTGCAAGCTGACCCTGCAAACAGACCAACCATGAGCAAAGTGATAGAAATGTTGGAAGGGAGTGTTGATTCCTTGCAAGTACCACCCAGTCCTTTCTTGTCTTCTAGTTCAACTTCACTTTCTGCTGAGTTTTCTAGCAGTACATTTTTATAGTCCTAAATAAGAAAGTAAACTCGTCTTGATTTTACCGAGTGCACTTGATCAAAATTGTGACAATATGTTATTCATCAGCTAATACA
It includes:
- the LOC133821746 gene encoding receptor-like kinase TMK4; its protein translation is MKFSQWTPKASTSRFFLILGATISVAVAAVDNDNAVMSSLLEAISPSPTGWSHSAHHCSKWTGVNCSSSGRVTTISLANLSLMGTLPSNLASLSELTHFNLKGNRFSGPLPSFANLSFLQEIFLDYNNFTSVPSHCFQGLTSLMVLTMDQNRNLAQWDFPIELTGSPSLVNLSMVSCNVRGTLPDIFGSFPNLHGLTLSHNYLTGVLPPSFAESGMQKLMLDNQKTKLVGTINVVSNMTKLSQVWLSGNYFSGQIPDLSKLDTLFDLQLQDNQFTGVVPSSLISIRSLRSVSLKNNLLQGPQPLFPPYVTIVDVVGIDSYCRDTPGRCDRQVEVLLEVARDLGYPSVLAKNWRGNDVCKDWTYVGCDSQGNITKVNFHKRHLDGRISPAFANLTELHKLWLNNNNLTGPIPESLTLLPHLQILNVSYNNLSGTVPKFQSTVDLITAGNPLMGNYTSSLKHNNETLSNGTPPVMPGINLCIAADVTGGELNIVPVKAVKGNRREFKLQQLLQLG
- the LOC133821908 gene encoding rust resistance kinase Lr10-like → MIMLLFCLKKFPIKKLIFFWKKQNPAHRNIETFLRNCGPLQVRRYSFSEVKKMTNSFKEKLGQGGFGSVYKGKLHDGSLIAVKVLNESKTTNGEDFINEVATISRTSHVNIVSLLGFCFDGAKKALIYEFLVNGSLEKFVFDENSIENDYNLDWETYYQISLGIARGLEYLHRGCNTRILHFDIKPHNILLDAEFVPKISDFGLAKICSRQESLSSMLGPRGTIGYIAPEIFSRNFGVISYKSDVYSYGMMVLEIVGGRQNVNVQDNNTSEIYFPHWVYRRLELDEEVSLKRISDEEDKRKVKKMIIVSLWCVQADPANRPTMSKVIEMLEGSVDSLQVPPSPFLSSSSTSLSAEFSSSTFL